A DNA window from Cloacibacillus sp. An23 contains the following coding sequences:
- a CDS encoding GntR family transcriptional regulator, which translates to MIKVPTLSELAYQSIKEQILACRIRPGEKINIDQYSASLGVSATPVREALSKLQQEGLVQYVPRTGWKIARISKNEFHKLQEIKALLEVTLADRALPFIKDEDIPQMEALNDRMKDLFASESGAKPDLEKLLEANDRFHMYIFKFYYNDLMIELLQQTWNTLRYARLLWISSEEFFTKFYEEHNAIIDAIRQRDREALRRAVETHLQCGLEDMEACLEDK; encoded by the coding sequence TTGATAAAAGTACCTACGCTGAGCGAACTCGCGTATCAGAGCATAAAAGAGCAGATCCTGGCCTGCCGCATAAGGCCGGGCGAGAAGATAAACATAGACCAGTACTCAGCGAGCCTCGGCGTAAGCGCCACGCCCGTCCGCGAAGCGCTGTCGAAGCTCCAGCAGGAGGGGCTCGTCCAGTACGTGCCGAGGACGGGCTGGAAGATAGCCCGTATATCCAAAAACGAATTCCACAAGCTGCAGGAGATAAAGGCGCTGCTCGAGGTGACGCTCGCGGACAGGGCCCTGCCGTTTATAAAGGACGAGGACATACCGCAGATGGAGGCCCTCAACGACAGAATGAAGGACCTCTTCGCGAGCGAGAGCGGCGCGAAGCCGGACCTCGAGAAGCTGCTCGAGGCCAACGACCGCTTCCACATGTATATATTCAAATTCTACTACAACGACCTGATGATAGAGCTGCTCCAACAGACGTGGAACACGCTTCGCTACGCCAGGCTGCTGTGGATATCGTCGGAAGAGTTCTTCACGAAATTCTACGAGGAACACAACGCCATAATAGACGCCATCAGACAAAGAGACCGCGAAGCGCTCCGCCGCGCGGTCGAGACGCATCTGCAGTGCGGCCTCGAAGACATGGAGGCCTGCCTCGAAGACAAATAA
- a CDS encoding DMT family transporter encodes MKLNNYWRGAALALTAAVCWGIISPIAKVLGAAGIDLMSVMVYRSLFTFAASGLFLFLTHGAGDFRVERGYLRFYIISGTLSVAFAGGGFLTSLEYLSVAEALVVHYTFPLGALAGSLYITHERPTALQCAAGVLIVLGVFIGMGGSVHALMNISLPGLFWGLLAVVGMSGQALVTRRFSLEHKVDEFKLLFFSNAVGLFILFVFKTKWYGWGDLANFDAARFALMNVQAFTGSFIAYGVFFAALKCIPAAMASLLCTMEIVVAVVLTAVFVHQIPSVHEVIGCALILIAIACTAAPSRGFSRK; translated from the coding sequence ATGAAGCTCAATAATTACTGGCGCGGCGCGGCTCTCGCGCTGACGGCGGCGGTATGCTGGGGGATTATCAGCCCGATTGCGAAGGTTCTCGGCGCGGCGGGCATAGATCTGATGTCCGTCATGGTTTACCGGTCGCTCTTCACGTTCGCGGCCTCCGGGCTGTTTCTCTTCCTCACGCACGGCGCCGGGGATTTCCGCGTCGAACGAGGCTATCTCCGGTTTTATATAATTTCCGGCACGCTCTCCGTCGCTTTCGCGGGCGGCGGCTTCCTGACTTCGCTCGAATATCTGTCCGTCGCAGAGGCGCTCGTCGTGCATTACACGTTCCCGCTCGGCGCGCTCGCCGGCTCGCTCTACATAACGCACGAGAGGCCCACCGCGCTGCAGTGCGCAGCCGGCGTGCTGATAGTCCTCGGCGTGTTCATCGGGATGGGCGGCAGCGTTCACGCGCTTATGAACATATCGCTTCCCGGCCTCTTCTGGGGGCTGCTCGCCGTCGTCGGCATGTCCGGGCAGGCGCTCGTCACGCGCCGCTTCTCGCTCGAGCATAAGGTGGACGAGTTTAAGCTGCTGTTTTTCTCAAACGCCGTCGGGCTGTTCATTCTTTTCGTTTTCAAGACGAAATGGTACGGCTGGGGCGACCTTGCGAATTTCGACGCCGCGCGCTTCGCTCTGATGAACGTGCAGGCCTTCACGGGAAGCTTCATAGCTTACGGAGTTTTCTTCGCCGCGCTCAAGTGCATCCCGGCGGCGATGGCGAGCCTGCTCTGTACGATGGAGATAGTCGTCGCCGTCGTGCTGACAGCCGTGTTCGTGCATCAGATTCCGTCTGTGCATGAGGTGATAGGCTGCGCGCTGATACTTATAGCGATAGCCTGCACTGCGGCGCCGTCGCGCGGCTTTTCGCGCAAGTAG
- a CDS encoding dicarboxylate/amino acid:cation symporter produces the protein MKKLSLSVKIFIGFGLGIALGFIFGERAMVLKPVGDLFLRLIQMLVAPLILCSITAGVCSIGDMSKLKRIGLKTFLYFIGTTAAAAGMSMMIANAVQPGRSFRLDMIVTGGRVYEAQAVPSLTDTIVQMFPNNIFSALANGTLVQIIAFSIFMGVAIILLGDKGGRLRRIFEDGAEMMYKITAIVMAFSPYGVAALMACAVGAYGLEIFGPLAAFIGTIYLALFAVCVMYAVMLVVIAKVPLKQFYSKIIELWAVTASTTSSSGSLPVTISVSRDKLGVSESLASFVLPLGATMNMNGGACFYSAAVIFVSHLYGVPLTITQQMFIILLTVIVSVGCPGVPGGAIIMSTMLLTTMGLPLEIVGMIAGIYRIIDMGTTTFNCTGDVVTALCIGRGEGMIDDRILNDSAAKSKVSF, from the coding sequence ATGAAAAAACTCAGCCTAAGCGTAAAAATATTCATCGGCTTCGGCCTCGGCATAGCGCTCGGATTCATCTTCGGGGAGCGCGCGATGGTGCTCAAGCCCGTCGGCGACCTTTTCCTCCGCCTCATCCAGATGCTCGTCGCGCCGCTCATACTCTGCTCGATAACGGCGGGCGTGTGCAGCATCGGCGACATGAGCAAACTCAAAAGAATAGGCCTCAAGACTTTCCTCTACTTCATAGGCACGACAGCCGCCGCGGCCGGAATGTCGATGATGATAGCGAACGCCGTGCAGCCCGGCCGCAGCTTCCGCCTCGACATGATAGTTACGGGCGGCAGGGTCTACGAGGCGCAGGCCGTGCCGTCGCTCACGGACACCATCGTCCAGATGTTCCCGAACAACATATTCAGCGCGCTGGCCAACGGCACGCTCGTGCAGATAATCGCCTTCTCGATATTCATGGGCGTCGCGATAATCCTCCTCGGAGACAAGGGCGGCCGCCTGCGCCGGATCTTCGAGGACGGCGCGGAAATGATGTACAAGATAACCGCGATAGTCATGGCCTTCTCGCCCTACGGCGTCGCGGCCCTCATGGCCTGCGCGGTCGGGGCCTACGGGCTTGAGATATTCGGCCCGCTCGCCGCCTTCATCGGCACGATCTACCTCGCGCTCTTCGCAGTCTGCGTCATGTACGCCGTCATGCTCGTAGTCATAGCGAAAGTCCCGCTCAAGCAGTTCTACTCGAAGATCATCGAGCTCTGGGCGGTCACGGCCAGTACGACCAGCAGCTCCGGCAGCCTTCCCGTCACGATAAGCGTCTCGCGCGACAAGCTCGGCGTATCCGAGAGCCTCGCGAGCTTCGTCCTGCCGCTCGGCGCGACGATGAACATGAACGGCGGAGCCTGCTTCTACTCGGCGGCGGTCATCTTCGTCTCGCACCTCTACGGCGTGCCGCTCACGATAACGCAGCAGATGTTCATAATCCTGCTGACCGTCATCGTGTCGGTCGGCTGCCCCGGCGTGCCCGGCGGCGCGATAATCATGTCCACGATGCTGCTGACCACGATGGGCCTGCCGCTTGAGATAGTCGGCATGATAGCTGGCATCTACCGCATAATCGACATGGGCACGACGACGTTCAACTGCACCGGCGACGTCGTGACGGCGCTCTGCATAGGACGCGGCGAAGGAATGATAGACGACCGCATACTCAACGACAGCGCGGCGAAAAGCAAGGTGTCGTTCTAG
- a CDS encoding SDR family oxidoreductase has protein sequence MELGLKDKSALVMASSSGLGKAIACELAREGAKVMIFSPFEDQLKEAQEDIFKETGNRPEFFVGSITNPDDIKNLVKTAADKCGPIYALVNNTGGPKPGPFDAFSDKDWQDAYELCLLSYIRTIREVLPYMREQGGGRILCSTSSSVKAVLDNLILSNTFRMGVVGLAKTLSQELGRDNILVNVIAPGRIGTARIDQLDKIRAEKAGISVEELQKKAFAGIPLGRYGRPDEYGKLAAFLCAPSNTFITGQTILVDGGMVKAI, from the coding sequence ATGGAACTCGGACTCAAAGACAAAAGCGCGCTCGTAATGGCCTCGAGCAGCGGGCTCGGAAAGGCGATAGCCTGCGAACTCGCGCGCGAAGGCGCGAAGGTCATGATCTTCTCGCCGTTTGAAGACCAGCTCAAAGAGGCGCAGGAAGACATCTTCAAGGAGACCGGAAACCGCCCGGAATTTTTCGTCGGCAGCATCACGAACCCAGACGACATAAAGAACCTCGTCAAGACGGCCGCCGATAAATGCGGCCCGATCTACGCGCTCGTCAACAACACCGGCGGCCCGAAGCCCGGCCCCTTCGACGCCTTCAGCGACAAGGACTGGCAGGACGCCTATGAGCTCTGCCTGCTCTCTTACATCCGCACGATACGCGAGGTCCTTCCCTACATGCGCGAGCAGGGCGGCGGACGCATACTCTGCTCCACCTCGTCCTCGGTCAAGGCCGTGCTCGACAACCTCATCCTCTCGAACACCTTCCGCATGGGCGTCGTCGGCCTCGCCAAGACTCTCTCGCAGGAGCTCGGCAGGGACAACATCCTCGTCAACGTAATAGCGCCGGGACGCATCGGCACGGCGCGCATAGACCAGCTCGACAAGATACGCGCCGAGAAGGCCGGCATCTCCGTCGAAGAACTCCAGAAGAAAGCCTTCGCCGGCATCCCGCTCGGACGCTACGGACGGCCCGACGAATACGGCAAGCTCGCCGCCTTCCTCTGCGCCCCGTCGAACACCTTCATCACGGGCCAGACGATACTCGTAGACGGCGGCATGGTGAAGGCGATATAA
- a CDS encoding fumarylacetoacetate hydrolase family protein, which produces MRLATFRKWNVERAGLVTKSGVLPVTALGLRAGFEPEAELLPMIEKEQIKPLTEWYNAGGAAEAEKLAEKEAIPYGEVVYGPLYRNPQRIFGIGLNYKDHAGDLGEKTPQVFPGSFYKPASCIAGPGDEIKIPALPEAQKTTAEAELGVIIGKKCKFIEEKDWLEYVAGYTTILDMTEESILRLNPRYLTIVKGFDTFFTFGPQFVTPDEIPDVSALEVSTVHNGEVHAKNTVSNMTFSPARLVALVSHMQGWLPGDILSTGTPRAVHIQDGDVAECRITGPDGFSFEPLVNPVIDLKLRK; this is translated from the coding sequence ATGAGATTAGCGACATTCCGCAAATGGAACGTAGAGCGCGCGGGGCTCGTGACGAAGAGCGGCGTCCTGCCGGTGACGGCGCTCGGACTGCGCGCGGGCTTCGAGCCTGAGGCCGAGTTGCTCCCGATGATTGAGAAAGAGCAGATAAAGCCGCTGACCGAGTGGTACAACGCGGGCGGCGCGGCCGAAGCCGAGAAGCTCGCGGAAAAAGAGGCCATCCCCTACGGCGAGGTCGTCTACGGCCCGCTTTACAGAAATCCGCAGAGGATATTCGGCATCGGCCTCAACTACAAGGACCACGCCGGCGACCTCGGCGAGAAGACGCCGCAGGTCTTCCCCGGAAGCTTCTACAAGCCCGCCTCGTGCATAGCCGGCCCCGGCGACGAGATAAAGATACCCGCGCTTCCCGAAGCGCAGAAGACGACGGCGGAAGCCGAGCTCGGCGTCATCATCGGCAAAAAATGCAAGTTCATCGAAGAAAAAGACTGGCTCGAATACGTCGCGGGCTACACTACGATACTCGACATGACCGAAGAGTCGATACTGCGCCTCAATCCGCGCTACCTGACCATCGTCAAGGGCTTCGACACATTCTTCACCTTCGGGCCTCAGTTCGTGACGCCTGACGAAATTCCCGACGTTTCGGCGCTCGAAGTCTCCACCGTCCACAACGGCGAAGTCCACGCGAAAAACACCGTTTCGAACATGACCTTCAGCCCGGCGCGCCTCGTCGCGCTCGTCTCGCACATGCAGGGCTGGCTGCCCGGCGACATACTCTCCACCGGAACGCCGCGCGCGGTGCATATCCAGGACGGCGACGTCGCGGAGTGCCGCATCACGGGGCCGGACGGCTTCTCCTTCGAGCCGCTCGTCAATCCGGTAATAGACCTCAAGCTCAGAAAATAA
- a CDS encoding pyridoxal phosphate-dependent aminotransferase, translating to MRDFTAERIGALAPSGIRKVNEKALAMERAGERVIHFEIGRPDFDTPAYIKEAAIKSLRDGEVFYTSNFGMMELREAIAERLRTANGIPCAAENVLVTAGLSEAVFDLLCTVLDEGDELLIPDPVWINYLNVPALFKAKPVSYSLTEENGFEPSVGEIESKITARTKAIVLLTPCNPTGGVLSRAKLEEIAELAVKHDLLVISDEIYERLVYDGEKQTSIASLPGMAERTVTFNGFSKAYSMTGWRIGYAAAPKDLIVAMNKIHQHNTTCAASFVQRAAITALRGEKDEVELMVREFQRRRDYAVEAINKMPGARCLSPKGAFYIFINVKGLGRPCGEVAEYLLDEAKIALVPGSVFGANGEGYLRMSFANSLDNIAEGCERMNKAFEKLSEK from the coding sequence ATGAGGGATTTCACTGCCGAAAGGATCGGCGCGCTCGCGCCGTCCGGCATACGCAAGGTGAACGAGAAGGCGCTCGCGATGGAACGCGCGGGAGAGCGGGTGATACACTTCGAGATAGGCCGCCCGGACTTCGACACTCCGGCCTACATAAAGGAAGCGGCGATAAAGAGCCTGCGCGACGGCGAGGTATTCTACACCTCGAACTTCGGGATGATGGAGCTGCGCGAGGCGATAGCCGAAAGGCTGCGCACCGCGAACGGCATCCCCTGCGCGGCGGAGAACGTGCTCGTCACGGCGGGGCTGTCGGAGGCGGTCTTCGACCTTCTCTGCACGGTGCTCGACGAGGGCGACGAACTGCTCATCCCCGACCCGGTATGGATAAATTATCTCAACGTCCCGGCGCTCTTCAAGGCGAAGCCCGTCTCGTATTCGCTCACCGAAGAAAACGGCTTCGAGCCGAGCGTCGGCGAGATAGAGAGCAAGATAACGGCCCGCACGAAGGCCATCGTCCTGCTCACGCCCTGCAACCCGACGGGCGGCGTGCTCTCGCGCGCGAAGCTTGAAGAGATAGCCGAGCTCGCGGTGAAGCACGACCTTCTCGTGATCTCCGACGAAATCTACGAGCGCCTCGTCTACGACGGTGAGAAGCAGACGAGCATCGCCTCCCTGCCCGGAATGGCGGAGCGCACCGTGACCTTCAACGGTTTCTCGAAGGCCTACTCGATGACCGGATGGCGCATAGGCTACGCCGCCGCGCCGAAGGATCTCATCGTCGCGATGAACAAGATACACCAGCACAACACGACCTGCGCCGCGTCGTTCGTCCAGCGCGCCGCGATAACGGCGCTGCGCGGCGAGAAGGACGAGGTCGAGCTGATGGTGCGCGAATTCCAGCGCCGCCGCGACTACGCGGTCGAGGCGATAAACAAGATGCCCGGCGCGCGCTGCCTCTCGCCGAAGGGAGCCTTCTACATCTTCATCAACGTGAAGGGGCTGGGCCGTCCGTGCGGCGAAGTCGCGGAATACCTGCTCGACGAGGCGAAGATAGCGCTCGTCCCCGGAAGCGTATTCGGCGCGAACGGCGAGGGCTACCTGCGCATGAGCTTCGCCAACAGCCTTGACAACATCGCAGAAGGCTGTGAGAGAATGAACAAGGCTTTTGAAAAGCTCTCCGAGAAATAG
- a CDS encoding LysR family transcriptional regulator: MLKDIEYIYAVYLERSFSKAAKRLFISQPSLSAAVKRIENELGVPLFNRGTNPVSLTEGGEYYIKFAEKIMETEREMREHFAALAAGGSSRLNVGSSMFFCTYVLPDIVEAFREKRGGASVTLSEGSSVALSERLKDGSLDFLLEAEQPDKNAFESAVWTTEHIILAVPSSFAINEELAAYRYSFEELASERGNAPAKPPVPPERFAGENFLILKKWNDLHRRAMAICRRAGFTPKVSMYLEQMMTAYSLVCEGRGIAFVRDTLLECLPPTDRAVFYRIDSPESKRDIYLSYKKSGTLTQIQREFIEFMKTAKLPRRGGKSGE, from the coding sequence ATGCTGAAAGACATCGAATACATATACGCCGTATATCTGGAGCGAAGCTTCTCGAAGGCCGCGAAGCGGCTGTTCATCTCGCAGCCGTCGCTCTCCGCCGCCGTCAAGCGCATAGAGAACGAGCTGGGCGTCCCGCTCTTCAACCGCGGCACGAACCCTGTCAGCCTCACAGAGGGCGGGGAATACTATATAAAATTCGCGGAAAAGATAATGGAGACGGAGCGCGAGATGCGCGAGCATTTCGCGGCGCTCGCCGCGGGCGGCTCGTCGCGCCTCAACGTAGGCAGCTCGATGTTCTTCTGCACCTATGTGCTGCCGGACATCGTCGAGGCTTTCCGCGAGAAGCGCGGAGGCGCCTCGGTGACGCTCTCCGAGGGCAGCAGCGTCGCGCTCTCCGAGCGGCTCAAGGACGGCAGCCTCGATTTTCTGCTCGAAGCCGAGCAGCCTGACAAAAACGCCTTCGAGTCGGCGGTATGGACGACGGAGCACATAATCCTCGCCGTGCCGTCGTCGTTCGCGATAAACGAGGAACTCGCCGCCTACCGCTATTCGTTCGAAGAACTCGCGTCGGAGCGCGGAAACGCGCCGGCCAAGCCGCCCGTGCCGCCCGAGCGCTTCGCGGGCGAGAATTTCCTCATTCTCAAAAAATGGAACGACCTGCACCGCCGCGCCATGGCGATATGCCGCCGCGCCGGATTCACGCCGAAGGTCTCGATGTATCTCGAACAGATGATGACCGCCTACTCGCTCGTATGCGAGGGGCGCGGCATAGCCTTCGTGCGCGACACGCTGCTCGAATGCCTTCCGCCGACGGACAGGGCCGTCTTCTACCGCATAGACAGCCCGGAGTCGAAGCGCGATATTTATCTCTCCTATAAAAAATCCGGGACTCTCACGCAGATACAGCGCGAGTTCATAGAATTCATGAAGACCGCGAAGCTGCCGCGGCGCGGAGGAAAAAGCGGCGAATGA
- a CDS encoding M20/M25/M40 family metallo-hydrolase, with protein MEIRNESERAALDAARARIEELAPEAAALNRWLAENPEISGEEREACERFCALLEAHGAAAERGFCGVPHAFRARVCEAPESGINIGILAEYDALPEIGHACGHCASGSLSLLAALALHGSGLAANVDIIGTPDEELNGRKIDMAKAGVFDKYDFVIMIHMDSKNKIESKFLALSAFRYNFRGAPAHASSCPWEGRNALNGVTLMAHALDMMRQHVRPSTRIHGIITRGGEASNIVPEFASAEYLFRSPDSRYLAEILPKLHDCARGAALATQTEVEIDEFAPPFDSMKPNPAGTALLGEIYESLGLPVTEDDIERAGSSDIGNVSFRCAAFHPTLSVCDGDIPAHTREFAACMKGERIEKVIKTGARVICEMIIRSVYEPERLEAIRRGFRAS; from the coding sequence GTGGAGATACGGAACGAAAGCGAGCGCGCAGCCCTTGACGCCGCGCGCGCGCGCATAGAGGAGCTTGCGCCCGAGGCGGCGGCGCTGAACCGCTGGCTCGCGGAAAATCCCGAAATTTCGGGCGAGGAGCGCGAGGCCTGCGAGAGATTCTGCGCGCTGCTGGAGGCGCACGGCGCGGCGGCCGAACGCGGATTCTGCGGCGTGCCGCACGCCTTCCGCGCGCGCGTCTGCGAAGCGCCCGAGTCGGGGATAAACATCGGGATACTCGCCGAATACGACGCTCTGCCCGAGATTGGGCACGCCTGCGGACACTGCGCGAGCGGAAGCCTCAGCCTGCTCGCCGCGCTCGCGCTGCACGGAAGCGGCCTCGCGGCGAACGTGGATATAATAGGCACGCCCGACGAGGAGCTGAACGGCAGGAAAATCGACATGGCGAAGGCCGGCGTATTCGACAAGTACGACTTCGTCATAATGATACACATGGACTCGAAAAATAAAATAGAGTCGAAGTTCCTCGCGCTCTCGGCCTTCCGCTACAACTTCCGCGGCGCGCCGGCGCACGCCTCGTCGTGCCCGTGGGAGGGACGCAACGCGCTCAACGGCGTGACGCTGATGGCGCACGCGCTCGACATGATGCGCCAGCACGTCCGCCCGTCGACGCGCATCCACGGGATAATCACGCGCGGCGGCGAGGCTTCGAACATAGTGCCGGAATTCGCATCGGCGGAATATCTCTTCCGCAGCCCCGACTCGCGCTACCTCGCGGAGATACTGCCGAAGCTGCACGACTGCGCGCGCGGCGCGGCGCTCGCAACTCAGACGGAGGTCGAGATAGACGAGTTCGCGCCGCCCTTCGACAGCATGAAGCCGAACCCCGCGGGCACGGCGCTGCTCGGCGAGATATACGAATCGCTCGGCCTGCCGGTGACGGAGGACGACATAGAGCGAGCAGGCTCGTCGGACATCGGCAACGTCAGCTTCCGCTGCGCGGCCTTCCACCCGACGCTATCCGTCTGCGACGGGGACATCCCCGCGCACACGCGCGAATTCGCCGCATGTATGAAGGGCGAAAGGATAGAAAAGGTGATAAAGACCGGCGCGCGCGTGATATGCGAAATGATAATAAGGTCGGTGTACGAGCCGGAGCGCCTCGAGGCGATAAGGCGCGGCTTCCGCGCGTCTTAA
- a CDS encoding arginine deiminase family protein, whose product MFKNVIVRKPAKSLIDGITSNPQLGKPDYGLALEQHASYIEALKKCGVAVTELEPLEAYPDSCFVEDAAVITRKCAIITNPGAASRNGEAMEMLPTIKKFFPDDMIEFIKAPGTLEGGDVMMVGDHFYVGRSARTNEEGIRQFIEILERRGLSGSEVPLEHVLHLKTGVNYIENNNMLVSGEFVDKPDFAKFNKIVIPEEESYAANCIWVNGKVIVPTGYPTVERLVREAGYEVILTDTSEYRKLDGGLSCLSLRF is encoded by the coding sequence ATGTTTAAGAACGTAATAGTGAGAAAACCGGCGAAAAGCCTCATCGACGGCATAACGTCCAACCCGCAGCTCGGAAAGCCCGACTACGGCCTCGCGCTCGAGCAGCACGCCTCGTATATAGAGGCGCTCAAAAAATGCGGCGTCGCCGTGACGGAGCTGGAGCCGCTCGAAGCGTACCCGGACTCGTGCTTCGTCGAGGACGCGGCTGTGATTACGCGCAAATGCGCGATAATCACGAACCCCGGCGCGGCGAGCCGCAACGGCGAGGCGATGGAGATGCTGCCGACGATAAAGAAGTTCTTCCCCGACGACATGATAGAGTTCATCAAGGCCCCCGGCACGCTCGAGGGCGGCGACGTGATGATGGTCGGCGACCACTTCTACGTCGGGCGCTCCGCCAGGACGAACGAAGAGGGCATCCGCCAGTTCATAGAGATACTCGAGCGCCGCGGCCTCTCCGGCTCCGAGGTGCCGCTCGAGCACGTGCTGCACCTCAAGACGGGCGTCAACTACATCGAGAACAACAACATGCTCGTCTCGGGCGAGTTCGTGGACAAGCCGGACTTTGCGAAATTCAACAAAATCGTGATTCCCGAGGAAGAGAGCTACGCCGCGAACTGCATCTGGGTCAACGGCAAGGTTATCGTGCCAACGGGCTACCCGACGGTGGAGCGCCTCGTGCGCGAGGCCGGCTACGAGGTGATACTGACCGACACTTCCGAGTACCGCAAGCTCGACGGCGGCCTCTCCTGTCTCTCGCTGCGCTTCTAG
- a CDS encoding AbgT family transporter, giving the protein MIDFKKLKIPNAIVTLFGIIVIMTVMTWVIPGGNFERIQNPETGVTVVDASSFHIADEKTPVGLFKMFLCIQRGFVDSGSIIFLIFFAYFCVYSVTKTGSLHAAINVMLKRLRGRETMVIVIFMLIFALAGSTYGEWDTVYGLIPIFVGIAIAMGYDAMVGLAMTGMAVGIGFASATTNPFTIGIAQAIAELPIFSGLLFRAAVFAAFVGVGIWWTLRYAKRVKEHPEESLVYGEDMGLLEIDRSSLEKYEFTPKRQFTIFWLFATIIFIVFSTLKLGWYLDEMSAIFLCSGVLISIFWKMPPDEITENLIFTCRDIMIGALIVGFSRAIMVVLTEGNILDTIIYGMYQPLQHMPKWLAAEGMLVFQNIMNLFIPSGSGQATAVMPIMIPLADLVGLNRQIAILAYQFGDGYSNLFWPVGGIMVMAAIAHVPIGKWYRFFVPLFGIMLVMQAAFIALAVAIDYGPF; this is encoded by the coding sequence TTGATCGATTTTAAGAAGCTGAAGATACCGAACGCCATCGTGACTCTGTTCGGCATCATCGTGATAATGACGGTCATGACGTGGGTGATCCCCGGCGGCAATTTCGAAAGGATACAGAACCCGGAGACCGGCGTGACCGTCGTGGACGCCTCGTCGTTCCACATCGCGGACGAAAAGACGCCGGTCGGCCTTTTCAAAATGTTCCTCTGCATACAGAGGGGCTTCGTCGATTCGGGCAGCATCATCTTCCTTATCTTCTTCGCCTACTTCTGCGTCTACTCCGTGACGAAGACCGGCTCGCTGCACGCCGCGATAAACGTCATGCTGAAGCGGCTGCGCGGGCGGGAGACGATGGTGATAGTCATCTTCATGCTGATTTTCGCGCTCGCCGGCTCGACCTACGGCGAGTGGGACACGGTCTACGGGCTGATACCTATCTTCGTCGGCATAGCGATAGCGATGGGCTACGACGCGATGGTCGGCCTCGCCATGACTGGCATGGCGGTCGGCATTGGCTTCGCCTCCGCGACGACGAACCCGTTCACGATAGGCATAGCGCAGGCGATAGCCGAGCTGCCGATATTCTCCGGCCTGCTGTTCCGCGCCGCCGTATTCGCGGCCTTCGTCGGCGTCGGGATTTGGTGGACGCTGCGCTATGCGAAGCGCGTGAAGGAGCACCCCGAGGAGAGCCTCGTCTACGGCGAGGACATGGGGCTGCTCGAGATAGACAGGAGCTCGCTTGAGAAGTACGAGTTCACGCCGAAGCGTCAGTTCACGATATTCTGGCTCTTCGCGACGATAATATTCATCGTCTTCTCTACGCTCAAGCTCGGCTGGTATCTCGACGAGATGTCGGCGATATTCCTCTGCTCCGGCGTGCTTATCTCCATTTTCTGGAAGATGCCGCCAGACGAGATAACGGAGAACCTCATCTTCACCTGCCGCGACATTATGATAGGCGCGCTCATCGTCGGCTTTTCGCGCGCCATCATGGTCGTGCTGACCGAGGGCAACATCCTCGACACGATAATCTACGGCATGTACCAGCCGCTGCAGCACATGCCTAAGTGGCTCGCCGCGGAGGGCATGCTCGTATTCCAGAACATCATGAACCTCTTCATCCCATCGGGCAGCGGACAGGCGACGGCGGTCATGCCGATAATGATACCGCTCGCGGACCTCGTCGGCCTCAACAGGCAGATAGCGATACTCGCCTACCAGTTCGGCGACGGATACTCCAACCTCTTCTGGCCCGTCGGCGGCATAATGGTCATGGCGGCGATAGCGCATGTGCCCATCGGCAAGTGGTACAGGTTCTTCGTGCCGCTCTTCGGCATCATGCTCGTAATGCAGGCGGCCTTCATAGCTCTGGCGGTCGCGATAGATTACGGCCCGTTCTAA
- a CDS encoding Lrp/AsnC family transcriptional regulator, with the protein MKKEASAEIDEIGWKILEELQSNARIPFRQLAEKVNLSPTATIERVKRMEEEGIITGYRAEVDPKKLGYFFSAVLALQAKYDNPDPVIDEVIKEIPEIVSSWSVTGTNDFLLEVNVPSLKFLHELLVKLSKHGKITTSIVLPDSSRNRRVKAPRESLGD; encoded by the coding sequence GTGAAAAAGGAAGCGTCCGCTGAGATAGACGAAATAGGCTGGAAGATACTCGAAGAGCTCCAGAGTAACGCGCGGATACCGTTCCGCCAGCTCGCGGAGAAGGTGAACCTATCTCCGACGGCGACCATCGAGAGGGTGAAGCGCATGGAAGAGGAGGGGATCATAACGGGCTACCGCGCCGAGGTGGACCCGAAGAAACTCGGCTACTTCTTCTCCGCCGTCCTCGCGCTTCAGGCGAAGTACGACAATCCCGACCCCGTCATAGACGAGGTGATAAAGGAGATACCCGAGATAGTGTCGAGCTGGTCGGTGACGGGGACGAACGATTTCCTGCTCGAGGTGAACGTCCCGTCGCTGAAGTTCCTTCATGAGCTTCTCGTCAAACTGTCGAAGCACGGCAAGATAACGACGAGCATCGTCCTGCCGGACTCGTCGCGCAACAGGCGCGTCAAAGCGCCGCGCGAGTCCCTCGGGGACTGA